A window of Gammaproteobacteria bacterium genomic DNA:
ACGTGACACGCTTAGCGTCAATTAATTCCTATATAGAACTTACGAAGCCTCGCGTTGTCTCATTAATTTTATTAACAGCTGTCGTTGGAATGCTGCTTGCTGCACCCTGGATACCATGGCAACCTTTATTTTATGGCACATTAGGTATTGGATTAACAGCAAGTTCCGCAGCCGTGATCAACCAACTTATCGATCGTCATATTGATGCAAAAATGGGCCGCACTCAAAATCGTCCATTACCCAGCGGGAAAACCACACCCACTCGAGCCATTATTTTTGCAACGATTCTCGGATTACTCGGAATGTCCGTGCTATTTATATTTGTAAACGCGCTCACGGCATGGCTAACATTTGCCACACTGATTGGATACGCTCTTATTTATACGGTATTTTTAAAACGCGCGACCCCACAAAATATTGTGATCGGTGGATTAGCAGGCGCCACGCCTCCGTTGCTCGGCTGGACTGCCGTCACTGGGCATGTAGATTATGCCAGTCTGCTTCTGGTATTAATTATTTTTACGTGGACACCTCCGCATTTTTGGGCGCTTGCCGTCGCACGTTATGACGAATATAAAAAAGCAGAAATTCCCATGTTGCCCGTCACACACGGAATTCCTTTCACCTTATTATGTACACTACTCTACACCTTTTTAATGATCGCATGCTCATTACTGCCCTACGCCATTGGCATGAGCGGAATATTCTACTTAATCACCAGCATCTTATTAAATGCCGTTTTTCTGTATTGGGTGGTCCTATTATACCGAACCCACGATCGCGTGATTGCAATGAAAACCTTTTATTATTCAATATTCTATTTAATGTTACTGTTTATTGTGCTATTAATAGACCATTATTTATAGGAGTGTGACCATGACAACTCAAGTGATCCGAAACCGCAATATCATCCTCGCTGCCATCGCTTTTGCCGTCATCTCACTATTATTGGGAATGTGGGTGCGAAACAACCAAAGCGGTATTCACCAATCTCCATTTGATATCGAAAATGGCACTATTTTTCCTGTTCCTCATGACATCTCACCTTTTCATCTTGTTAGCGCTCAAGAAAAACCATTCACCAACAGTGATTTAAGAGGACATTGGAGTTTATTATTTTTCGGATTTACACAATGCCCACAACTTTGCCCCACCACACTTGCCGTTCTCAACGATACCTACCAACAATTAGAAAAAAAGAAAAATGTACTGCTTCCACAAATTGTATTTATTTCTGTTGATCCAGAACGCGATACTCCTCCTGTTATTCAAAAATATATTGCTAGCTTCAATAAAAATTTCGTTGGCGCAACTGGCTCTCAAGATGAAATCAAAAAACTCACAGCAGCGCTCAATATTCTGTATATGAAAGTCCAAAAACCAAATGCTAACGACCCTATGGCCTATCAAATAGATCACAGTGGCACACTTCTTTTAGTGAATCCCGAAGGAAAACTGCTCGCACTTTTCTCTTCACCACACACTGCTGAAGGTCTTGCAAATAACATTGAAACTATAGAAGCGCGTTTTTCCAAACAGATTTAAAATATTGATGCATTAAAAAGGTTTAAAATGTGGGCGGACAGAACTAATGAATCGTTTGCGCTGATTTTCAAAGGCGTAGGATTAGACTTTTCACCTTTACACGTTGAAAAAGCGTTACAGTTATTGGCGCTTTATCAATGCCGAGAAGTCATAGTCGGGGGCGTTTTAGATAAAACAAAACAACCCTTATTTCCTGAAATTACTGAACATACACATCAGTTTCTTATTCTCACAGCCTATCTACAGAGCACATTTATACGCCCCGTAAAATTAGAAAGAACCGATGTTAAAGATCCTGATTCACTCGATCTTGTTGCACTAAAAGAATGTGCTCGCACACTAGGAATGCTAGATGAAATACTTCCAAAACTTCAACATTACCCTAGAGTCATTGTTCAAGGCGGATTTCAATTTCGACTCGAAAAACGATTACTATTTCTTGTTCGATTAATTCGATCAAAAATAATTGTTGGCGTTGAACATTTATTGATATCCGTAGGTGAACGTGTACTCGCTGATTTCGAGCCAGCAAAACAACAAAGCGCAAACACCGAATTCGAAATGGCGAAAATTGTTCTTGCTCAGATGAAACAAGAATATCCTGACTGTTTTGATAAAATCACAATCGATTTTCACAATGCACAGAAAAAACCTGATGCTGTGCGTGCCGATGTTGACGATGCTTCTGCACAAACCGCAAAAATGTACCAACAGAAAGATACTGTTTTGCTCATCAGTGACCAACCTTTCTGCCAATTTCAACACGAAAGTTTCCGCATTCCATTTCATCCGACCCCACTTGAAACTATTGGCGAAGCTGCAAGCGAAGATTACAATGGATGGAACTTCTGCGATGCTTTTTCACGCTATATGTTCTGTATTGCAAGACGTCATTTAATTCTAGACTCAAAAATCGATCCTAAAAAATCCATGGACATCATCAACGAATATAAAAAACTCTATACCTGCGATTCTTCATTATATTTAAATGGGAAACTCCGACCCGAATTAGAATCACCCGCAAAAGAATTAGCAGCAGGCATCACAACTATTCTTAAATAATCATTTCGTACACTATTGAAAAAAAACGCCATTTCTGAGATAATGTCGAAAGAATTACTGGCGTGAGCTTATTATGAAAAAAGATAGACTGATCAAATATGGTGTATATTGCGCGGATTTTCGTTGGCATCATGGCGAACTCACTCTGTTAGAAATCGGCGATGGCTTTTATTCTGAATTTTACGGCGATTACAGCGATAACAAATTTTCTCTTCGCGACTTAATTTATCAATATGTTGATAATGATTTGCAATCCTATGATTGTCCTCGCGTATATGTTTCTGCCATGCCCCAAACACTCACAGAACGTCGAGGCCTGAAGCGATCCAATATGGTAGACGACGATATTTTAGGTCCAAGCCTAGGCCCCAATAAACACTACAGCGCATTCGAATTTTCTTCATGGAATGCCTCTACAATTGCTCTTAATGTCGTTAAATTAGAGTCATGTAGATTTGCAAAACACGAATATTCTGATCAAGAAACTATAGAAAGGCTACGGGGAAAACCAGAAAATAATCCATCCATTATATTACAAGCCTCTGATAGTTTTATTGCATGCAAGGGTGATAAATTTTGGTTATCTCAATTCCAAAAACAAGTTTCAACAAAAGCATTACCTCAAGATTTTATTATCGACCTTGGAAATCATAACCCTGCAACGTTGAATATTAATCTTGAAAAATTTTATGTCATCAAACCTACTGATGCGAGTGGTGGTGATGGCGTCCTCGTTGTCAGAGGTATTCACTTGATTGCTTTATTATCTGCAATCAAACATAAAAATCATAATGAGATTCCTGAAGCTCTATTAACGGATCAAAAATTCATTGCAGGATTTGACTACCTCATTAAACGCATAAGCAATCTACTTGTAGTGCAAGAATATGCTCCAGCAGATTTGATAACAGTGGAAAATGAAGAGTTTTGTCCCACTGGTAGACTACTATTTACCGTAAAGCAATTTGATGACAACCGTGTTGTGGTTGAGGTGATACCCAACAGTATCTATTTCAAACTTCCAAGGAGCCCGTATATAAGTTGTTCCACAACAGGTTGTATCTCTGATGTGTATTACCAAAGAGAAGCTCGCGCCAAAGCAAAAAAAATCTCCACACTCATACATGAATCTGTTCAACAACACATCGCGAAATCTTTTCTTACAAAAGCCACGCCATTGATGACAGAGATTTTGACGACACCACTTTGTTCTATGCTCGAAGGCATTTTACAATCACCCACACCCAATGAAAGCAAAGAATATTCCCTCACAAGCCTAGGGCACTATCCAATTTACGAACTCACAACTGCCAACCTCAAAAACCTGGAACGCCTCGTCCACAACAATAATATCAGTCAAGCTATCTGGCATTCCTTTCTGATCCAACAACTCAAATTTTCCGTCCTCTCTTGCTACAACGAACGACCCAATGCCGAACTCGCCGATTTCGTGATGACAAAAATCTACCACGGCCAATTCTCCGAACCTCACCTCAAAGAAATCCTTCACTACATCGAAACTGCTGATTCCACACCCAATCGCGATCGAAATCGTTTCAAAAACCTCATCCAACAGTTCTGCGAAGAAAACTTAAGGTATCTAACTCCCACAATTTCTATCTAATCTATGTAGCCTATGGCCTAACCCGGCTTTTAAGCCCTTTTGTTTTTGTCTTTCCCCGCCTCTTCCTAGCTGCCTTCGCAGGAATGACATCAGTCATTTCTGCGAATCCTAGCCATTCAATTCAACCTATGCACCACCTTATTTCCTCCAACTCTAACATCCTGAAACCCTTACAGGAAAAGCAACACAGCCGTTTTTCAGAATTTAGTCAATGGCATTATCCAAATTTAGATAATCATATTTTCCAAATTTGGATAATGCCATTGACTAAATTTAGTTTGAGTGCTAATCTATCAACATGAATAATCCTCAATTCTTAGTACACAATAGTCATTTAGACGGTCTCAAAGCCTTCGAGCAGCGAGATCCACATTGGCGGATGCTTGAAAAACAGATCTATGCATACCAACCCAAACTATTAGATGAATTACCCAAAAATACTCCCGGCATCTATACAATCACAGGTGGACGACAAATAGGTAAAACGACTCTTGCTAAGCAATGGATGCATAAATTGCTGGTAGAGGGGATAAATCCTAAATCAATTGCATACTTCACTGGTGAAGTCATTGTTGATCATCTCTCATTGATTCAACAACTTCAGGATTACCTGAGCAAAATGCCCTCCGATCAAATAAAATACATCATCATAGATGAAGTGACTTACATCATTAATTGGGACATGGGTATTAAATTTCTCGCGGATGCGGGACTACTCGAAAATGTCATGCTGATTCTCACTGGCTCTGATACCGTCATTATTCAAGAAGCCAGAATGAGATTTCCAGGCAGGCGGGGCCGATCAGATCAAGTTGATTATCAACTCTACCCACTTTCTTTTTATGAAGTCCTAGATTTAACAAAAGTCGTCGAAAATCTTGATGAAGTTTTAAATACCGATACGCCCAACGAAATTGTAATGGAAAAAATATATAAAGCCTTCAATAATTATCTCATCCACGGTGGATATTTAACAGCAATAAATAATTATGCTGAATCTGAGCACATCGACAAAGCCCTTCTGGATGTTTATTCCGATTGGATCCGTGGTGACATCATCAAACGTGGAAAAAGTGATCAATATTGTCGCGAATTTTTTACTGCCATGAGAAATAGACTCAATAGTCAAGTTTCTTGGGCAGCGCTCGCAAAAGATTTCGCGATAGAACATCACTCCACTGTTGCTGCATACGCTCATTTACTCATGTCTATGGATGCTATTTACATTCAACAAGCTCTTATAGAAGACAAACTTCTGCCAGCACCTAAAAAAGCAAAAAAATTAATTTTTACTGACCCCTTTATTTTTCACGCGATCCGAGCGTGGTTAACACCAACCGCAAATCCTTTTAAACAACAAATAATTCCAGCCATTCAAGACCCAATAATTGTTTCCTACCTCGTCGAAGCTTGTGTCACCAGCCAAATACGTCGCTGGTATCCAACCTACTATATCAAAGCCGAAGGCGAAGTTGATATCGCTTATATTAAAGACAACAAATTCTGGCCAATCGAAGTAAAGTGGACTCAACAACTTCGCGCAAAAGACCTAAAACAAGTACAAAAATATCCCAATGGCATCATCCTTGCTAAACAGCGTGAAACCCTCAAAATCAATCACTTAACCTCATACCCCTTGCCGTGGTACTTGGCAAAGCTGGCTTATAAAATATTGAAGGCATAGGTAATGTATGAACCCATATTATATTAGTTCTTTATTGATATTTTTCGAATCCTCAATCTTCTTATGCAATACATAAGTCTGGGCAAGGCCATAATAATGAGCAGCCATATTACAGCGGATATTTTTTAAAAATTAGCGGAATCAAGTACTACAAATTAATACTGCTATGCTCTTTAGCATCGGTACTTGATATCGATTTTTTTATAGGCATCATATTTATGATATTTTTCATTCCAGTAGCGATTCCATTTCTGCTGATAAAAATGCTTACGTAAAAATACCCCAGGAAAGGAACCTGGTCAATATTCTAAACTCTTCGAATTCGACGGGTTTAAAACGCATACCGTCTACTTGCAAATGAGTATGAAATGAGAGGATACTCGCTTATATATGTATCCTTTCAATACAGGGAGAAAGTGAATGACCGGTCAATGCTACTGGGTATATATTTTACATTGCGAAAACGACACCTACTACACAGGTTACACAAACGATATCAACAAACGCTATCAATCGCACCTTGACGGAACTGGCAGATGTAAATACACACGCAGCTTCAAACCTCTGAAGATTGCTCAATGCTGGAAAATCAATGGTGATAAATCATTCTCAATGAAAATAGAAAGAATGATTAAAAAGTTGCCGCGCGCTGAAAAAGAAAAGTACATTGCTAATCCAGAAAGCCTCTCGCCTGATCCGCGGGTGGAAATAGTCAGGTGAAAATCTAAGCCCGAACCTACGACAGACACTATGTTGATGTAAACATCACTAGATCTCTGTTCTTTGTATATAATCTAACCACATTATGAAACATATATCTCAATTCGCTCACGACCTTTACCTGGGTTCACTCGTTTTAATCGAATAGCTCCCATTTCACCAGTGCGCTTAATATGTGTTCCTCCACACGGCACTTCGGAAAATTCCTTGATTTTCCAATATCTCATTTCATTGGCTTCGTCGCTGAATGCGCTTATTATTTCTTGGTTAGCATCGATGATTAATTGCGCCTCTTGTTGTAATTTAGCAATGAAAGGGGTCATATTTTCGCTCCACTCAAAATCGATGCGCGATTTTTCTTCGGCGATATGCGCGCCTACTTTTACAACATCGGGGAATTGCTGACAAACTAATTCAAGGACTATTTCAGCAGCGAAATGCAGGCGCATTAACTTATAGCGACGAGGCCAGTCAATCTGAATCGTCACCGCATCGCGCACTTTTAAACTGTGATTTTCGGAGATTCTATAAAAAATTTCTTTGCCCACTTTTTTGGCTTCTAGCACAGCATAACCACCAATGGTACCGTGGTCACTTTCTTGCCCGCCTGAAAATGCATAGAAAATGGTCTCTGCGACACTAATTTGATTACCAGCAATCGTTCGCACAGTTGTGACTAATTCTGTCTGGTAAGGATCTTCCCAAAATATTTTTTTTGTCATATTGTTGCACCTCGTATCGAAATAACTATACCGCCGTACTCTGAAAATAAGACTTCACATTTCGTGCGTTATAGCGCATAATCAAGACAGTACCACTGTGCGCTAAAACGCACAAGCTTTTTTTAAGGTGGATCAATTGAAGAGCATAAATAAGCGCATCGCGATGACTTTAAAGGCTTTACGCCGTGAACACGGCTGGAGTTTAGATAAAACCGCTCAAGAAACAGGCGTCAGCAAAGCCATGCTGGGTCAAATCGAGCGGGAAGAATCCAGCCCTACTATTGCGACGCTTTGGAAAATTGCGAGTGGCTTTCAAACATCTTTCTCACCGTTCATTGACGATCTGTCGAAAAAAACAAATTATCCCATACGGCGTTCTGATAAAATTCAGCCTCTCGAACCCGCTGATAAAAAAATTCGCATCACGCCGCTCTTCCCATTTGATGAGCAGCTGCGATGCGAAATCTTTGTAATCGAATTACAACCTCATGCTGAATTACTGTCATCCCCTCATAAACCCGGTGTTATAGAACATGTGATTGTTGTAGAGGGAACCATGCAAGTCTTGTTGAACCGAACCTGGAAAGTATTGCGTGAAGGCGACGGTCTTCGCTTCGATGCACATAAAACTCATGGCTATAAGAATAACACTAATTCAACAGCTCGTTTTCATAATATTATTCATTATACGCTATAACAAATAAGGCCGCAAAGGGGTCGTATATTGAGCTATGAAAGTTTTATTAATTCTAGTGATTTATTTAGATTAGATTAGTTTAGTTTATTTTTTAATTTCAAATAGAAAGGATGATCAAAAAGTTATTCGATAATGAAGTAGCCGAAAAAGAGTCGTCATTAGTTGACATAATGTTATATGAGAACATACAATGCTGAATAGTCTTTAATGGAGTATTGATGATGCAACAGCAACAAGAAGCTAATATTGAAGAATCTCGCAGACAGCTCGGCATTACTGATCTAACCTTTTTAAATTGTATACATTATATGACCCGCGAACTTGATTTGAATGTTGATATTCTAGATGGGAAAGAAAGAAAAATCACTAATGATATCATCAGAAAGTTAACTGACAGTGGCTGGCAAGCATTTCGAAGATCAACTCAGCCAGATGATATCTTCCCTCTCGCATATGATGCGGATACAGGGTACGGCGGCTGTGCTTTTTTCAATAGGAATATTGGGCAATTAATCATTTCTCATCGCGGTCTTCAATTTAATGAAAATGGCAATCTTACTGCTGCTTTGCTTATGGCTTTGCAAAGTACTCCAACCCCATTATTTGAGCAAGCCAGACAATTTACCAGACGTGCCATCGAAGAATTCACTCGCAAATTTGGTGGAGCGCCAGCACGTATCATCCATGCAGGTTTCTCTTTAGGAGGATATATATCAAGCTATTGTGCTGGCGTTTCATCGGTTGAATTTGGTAATCAACATTATGCGGTTTGTTATGACTCACCGGGCGCAGGGAATGATGTTGCAAGGTATTTTCATGGCAGACAAGATTTTTCACCCAATATTCAAAATAATATTTTCTTACTACTGACTTCTCCGAATATCGTAAATGTTACTAATCCACATTTCGGACAAGTTTTGCAAATTACACACTATCGTGACATTAATCGCTATACCTACAAGCCAGAAGTATCGCTGATGATTTCTTTTCAGGGTGTGCCAATTGGCTGTGTTAATCGTGATACACTCTCAAATGCAGCTGTGTTGCTATTAGGAACGTTGAGAACACATGACCAAGATAGATTGCGTGGAATTTTAGGTGATCGAAATTATTTTGATACTCATCCTGTAACAGCTGACGTATGGCCACTTGCTGAAAATAGATTTCTAAATATCGTAGAAGCCCAGCAAACAGATGGCGGAAGACTAGCTGCTTCAATTTCGAGAATCTTAACAGAGTCGACTTTAAGACCAGATCGTGGGTTCTCTCGATTTATTGAGCAGTTCTTAAACAAATTTTACCTGGATCACAAAGTGCCGACATTATTTGGATTTCTTCACCCAGAAAAGCTACAGCAATTAATAGCTCAGCAAGCAGACAACCAGCCTCTAGAACATAATGATGGTGAGGGTGAGCTCAGGATGTAATTATCGCTAACCCCTGTGCCCTCTACCATATCGAATGACCAGTAACATATAAGCGTCAAATATAAGTAAACATCACTAGTCATAGAAGGAAAATTTTATGAAACGTCCACCATATAATGATCAAGAGCAGGAACCAACAGAAAAAGAATTAGAACAACGCTATATTGAATTACTACAGCAGATGCTCAGCGCTGGAGATTTCACAAGCGCATTAAGCTTTTGCCAATCTATCTTGAATTATAATCCTCACCATCCACGCTTTAATTTTGAGTGCGGCGTAATACAACTCAAATTTGGGAATTATGATCTAGCTAAACAACTGTTCATAACTTCCGCTAAGAATAGTACGCACCCCAATCCAATTTGTTTATTTAATATCGGATATATAAGCTATTTTCAAAATAATTATGATGAAGCGATTTTATTCTACGAAAGAGCATTAAAGGCATGTGCCAGCGACGAAGATGCAAAAAGAGCCTATGAGAAAGAACATAACATTGCGGTTATTTCAATCGATAACTTAGAAAAATGGCAAATCTATCAAAACCTAAGTGCAGCATACAATGGCAAAGCTCATGAGGTTAAAAACACTGACCTTGCAGGTGCATATGCTCTATATCAAAGAGCCGCGGAAACATGTGACCAAGTTATGAATTTACCCAATTCACTAGGTGAGAAAAATGCTTCATGGGTAGATGCATATTATAATAAAATGCGTGTTCTGTTTAATCAGGTTAAGCTGGATGCAAAACTGGAGCGTCCACTAAGCACATTAGAAATCCTAAAACAAATGCTCGATAACGCAGAACACTTGCAAGAACTTAGCACCTTACAGAGAGATATACGTAAGTTGCGATTAGCATTAAAACATTTTGACGGCGAATGGGTTGATACAGATGCTATTTTACAAGATGAACATCACGAACAGCAGCAAGCTGCAGATCAAATAGCTGAAAAATTAAAATCTATCGTAGATTGGCATCGTGAGCCCGTTGATTGGCCAGCTATTTTTGATCAAGAGCAACGTGCTCTTGAATCAGCCATAGGCGTAAACGAAGCACAACCGCCAAAGTTAAAATCATCAAAGGTCGTACGTGAAGAAAACAAGCCCGCCACTTCAGACAACTCGAAACTGAACCGCTTATGGGAAGAACATACGAAACGTCTGCAGAACCCCGCTCTTTTTCCACATTCGTTTGCTGTAATATTAAGCTCGCCGGAATTCTTGCAATTTCGCGGTATGTATATGTTTGAAGCGGGCAGGTTACCGCATGTCATAGCAGAAAGTTATACTTTCTTTGACGCCCTTGTGGCAAATTTCTATCAACACAAGTTAATCGCAATTGAATGTCAATTGCAACGAGCTGGGAACTTAGTCTCGGTTAAAAAATATAATGTTGATCCGTTGCTTCAATCTGCTCAGGAGATGCTAGCTCAGTTAGGAACTCCAGATCATCTATGCTTTTTCGGGCAGGTAATACATGTCAATGAGCCTGAAATACAAACTATACGTCGGCGTGATTTTATGAATGTTGCACGCTTTCATTTGGCAAGAGTCTTGTTCAAACAAAACTTATTTCAGGGCTTAGTATTTCAACTACGCAACGATAATAAGTTGGCAGAAGATCATTTCAATGCATGCTATCCGCTAGTGAGTGTCTTGGAGGATATTTTTAATGATAAACATAACACTGAGCAACTATGTGCATTGAAGGATCAGTATCACCCACTTAAAGTGATGACATTAATTAGCTTAATTCGTGAGCATCAAGAGAAAATACCGAGACAATTATTTGCTCGTATTCAGCAGCTTGAAAGTTTGTATCGCAAAGACCCTATGCGAATACAAATAGGTGATTATTCGATTCCATTCCCCTACGATATGTTTGCAAGAGATTTTAATGCCCGCAAACGTCAAAAAGCTCCTGAAAACGCTAATATGACGGATCATGTCTTAACTTTGTGCTATGAAAACATTCAAGGCGAGAAGAAAATAATATCAATTAAATTTGATATGGGTGAACCTATCTTAGCACTTGAAAACTCTGCTCATAAATTTGACACTACTTACGGTCTTGCACAGCAAGCGGTAGTGAAAAAAATTAATCATGGCCTTTCGATTTGTTTTAAACCTGATATTGAGTCAGCGAAGGCGTGTTTAGATTTTAAGAAAAAAGTTGACTATCCAACCGTAACTTATGATAGAGGATTACACGAACATAGTGAGCAGGTGTTTTATTTTGAATTAGATCATGTAAAACCACATAAATTAATTGTTGCATTTGAAAAAGCATCCAATCAGGATCTAGTACGAGGTTGCAATATTCTTGGCATTGTTTCTGAAATGCAATCTACAAAAACCTGTTGCCCGAGCTGCAAATGTTCAGCCATTGCTACTCAAAACCCAAAACCCGATGATCGCGAGGCATTTCTGCATAATCTACAAACTGCTTTTTTGCAGAAAGGGTATCGTATCCGTGGAAACAATGACGATCGCTACCAATTATTCATGGCAACTCGAATTATAGCCTTTTCACCTGATCGATTTCGCAGTGAGGGATTAGTTCATAAAAATCCCGCGCAACAGCATTGTGATTTGAGCCAATTAAAAAACTTAGGTATTTTAGAGGAAATGGATAGCTCAAGCTGTGTAAGTGGGTATCGCAAAGCTTTATCTTTTCTATAAAAGGACACAAAGTATCAGAACTTATCAGATACACATCATTTTGGTAGTGTGTCCCCTATTTAAACTCTGTAAAATAGCAAAACCTCTCACAACTCAAGACGCAACGCCCTTTCTCTTAATATCCTACGGAAACGCCGCCGCGAACACCGGTATCATAAGTGCCTATACCAGCCGAACATCCAGTGACTAATACAATCATGAACACGCTAAGCCCAAGCAAAATTAATTTACGCATATTATTACCCGCCTTATATAAGTTGGTTCTTTACCTTCCGCAAATCCTTAAGCTTAAAGAACAAGATACGATCCCTTACTTATAGTTTAGTACAAATTGAGCATTTTACAATTTGACTACGAATTTGAAGGTACAAGAACTTGCTGTGATCTGCTTAACATCTATTGAAAAAAATCTGAATTATCGCATAAGAGAATACGACTCAATTATTTTCCATTTTTCAACTGCTTCTTTAGTTTCATCATCAGTGACTGACAATAGCTGAATTTTATCAAAGGAAATTGTTTTCGGCTCTATTGTTGGCCATATTTCTTTGGCGAGTTGTTGTTTAGTTTTTTTATCTAATTGTTTGTAGAGCAAACTTAAGTGAGGGTTAAATGCATAGTCACTCTTGTTGTCTAAAGAGTGTAATTGTTTATTGAGTTTTTTTAATAGCTCATTATTTTCAAATTGAATATAGAGCGTCTTAAAATAATTATCGGAATGTTCAATTCCACTGGCAGAGGCTTGTAGTGGTGTAAAATTTGTTACCGTTTTAGTGAATACTTCTTTCAGGTTGTCTACATTGTCACTGCTCCCCACAAAAACAGTCATGTGCGGCATAAATACGGGAGCTTCATAGAGATTCGCCCAGTGATTTATCTGCCCCTGAAGAGACAATAAAGAAGGTTGCGCAGGTGAAAGCCAGATAGTGAACAACATAAAAAGCCTCCAAAAGAGATTTCAAGTCTACGACTGCTATGATCTATTAACGTTAAACTAGCAATCTTATTTCTTCAAGTAAAGAATGTAGCAATCGTAGACTTGGCTCCTTTACAGGACCGCATTAACTCGATTAATGATTGATGCGGTCCGAAGCACTCGGCCAACTTCATTATTGTCATCATTTTTATCGATCTTTCGGAGTTCGTTGAGGACATTCGCAACGTGACCCTCTACTTTCAGATCACGCCATTCTTTGACAACTTCACCTCGAGTGTTGATCAGAAAGGTGCTTCTAACAATGCTGTCATAGGGAATGTCGAACCAATGCTTCTCCTGAATAACACGAAAGTGTTTACATAGCCTTTCGTTTCTATCAGAGATTAGCTCAAAAGGCAGATCGAGCATTTTCTTAAAATTGTGGTGTGATTCTACTGAATCTCGTGACACCCCAAATACTGTGCAGTTCAATCGAGTGAATTCCGAGAAACTATCTCGAAAATTTTCAGCTTCATTGATACAACCCGGAGTATTATCTTTAGGGTAAAAATAGACAACGATATTCGTTCCCAGAAAGTCTATCAGGTTAACATCATAATTAAGCGTAGAGCTCAAATTATAAGCAGGTACTGTTATCATATCCGTGAATCCTTCCATGTGTTCTTCAACAAGGCCGGTAGGTTAACATGGTTATTTGTATATTGGAAGGGTAGGATCGCATCTACCACCCACGTAAGCCAAAAGCCATAACAATCGTAAGCCCCTCACCTGGCCTCCCCTCTCTTGGATAAACACTACTGAGTAAGGTCCGATTGATGACCTAATTCATTCGTTAATTGATCCATATCAATAAATGC
This region includes:
- a CDS encoding alanyl-tRNA editing protein, with the translated sequence MTKKIFWEDPYQTELVTTVRTIAGNQISVAETIFYAFSGGQESDHGTIGGYAVLEAKKVGKEIFYRISENHSLKVRDAVTIQIDWPRRYKLMRLHFAAEIVLELVCQQFPDVVKVGAHIAEEKSRIDFEWSENMTPFIAKLQQEAQLIIDANQEIISAFSDEANEMRYWKIKEFSEVPCGGTHIKRTGEMGAIRLKRVNPGKGRERIEIYVS
- a CDS encoding GIY-YIG nuclease family protein, whose protein sequence is MTGQCYWVYILHCENDTYYTGYTNDINKRYQSHLDGTGRCKYTRSFKPLKIAQCWKINGDKSFSMKIERMIKKLPRAEKEKYIANPESLSPDPRVEIVR
- a CDS encoding ATP-binding protein codes for the protein MNNPQFLVHNSHLDGLKAFEQRDPHWRMLEKQIYAYQPKLLDELPKNTPGIYTITGGRQIGKTTLAKQWMHKLLVEGINPKSIAYFTGEVIVDHLSLIQQLQDYLSKMPSDQIKYIIIDEVTYIINWDMGIKFLADAGLLENVMLILTGSDTVIIQEARMRFPGRRGRSDQVDYQLYPLSFYEVLDLTKVVENLDEVLNTDTPNEIVMEKIYKAFNNYLIHGGYLTAINNYAESEHIDKALLDVYSDWIRGDIIKRGKSDQYCREFFTAMRNRLNSQVSWAALAKDFAIEHHSTVAAYAHLLMSMDAIYIQQALIEDKLLPAPKKAKKLIFTDPFIFHAIRAWLTPTANPFKQQIIPAIQDPIIVSYLVEACVTSQIRRWYPTYYIKAEGEVDIAYIKDNKFWPIEVKWTQQLRAKDLKQVQKYPNGIILAKQRETLKINHLTSYPLPWYLAKLAYKILKA
- a CDS encoding XRE family transcriptional regulator, producing MKSINKRIAMTLKALRREHGWSLDKTAQETGVSKAMLGQIEREESSPTIATLWKIASGFQTSFSPFIDDLSKKTNYPIRRSDKIQPLEPADKKIRITPLFPFDEQLRCEIFVIELQPHAELLSSPHKPGVIEHVIVVEGTMQVLLNRTWKVLREGDGLRFDAHKTHGYKNNTNSTARFHNIIHYTL
- a CDS encoding SCO family protein, whose product is MTTQVIRNRNIILAAIAFAVISLLLGMWVRNNQSGIHQSPFDIENGTIFPVPHDISPFHLVSAQEKPFTNSDLRGHWSLLFFGFTQCPQLCPTTLAVLNDTYQQLEKKKNVLLPQIVFISVDPERDTPPVIQKYIASFNKNFVGATGSQDEIKKLTAALNILYMKVQKPNANDPMAYQIDHSGTLLLVNPEGKLLALFSSPHTAEGLANNIETIEARFSKQI
- the cyoE gene encoding heme o synthase, translated to MTRLASINSYIELTKPRVVSLILLTAVVGMLLAAPWIPWQPLFYGTLGIGLTASSAAVINQLIDRHIDAKMGRTQNRPLPSGKTTPTRAIIFATILGLLGMSVLFIFVNALTAWLTFATLIGYALIYTVFLKRATPQNIVIGGLAGATPPLLGWTAVTGHVDYASLLLVLIIFTWTPPHFWALAVARYDEYKKAEIPMLPVTHGIPFTLLCTLLYTFLMIACSLLPYAIGMSGIFYLITSILLNAVFLYWVVLLYRTHDRVIAMKTFYYSIFYLMLLFIVLLIDHYL